The Prevotella herbatica genome contains the following window.
TGCCATCCAGATTCTTTGCAAGGCATGCTATTACAATCGTTATAACAAAAGCCCAATGAGGGCTCATGATATAAATCTCGTTTATGCCAAAGCCAAGCCCTAAATGCAGTAGCATATCAAATGCCATAAAGGATACTGCCAGCCACATAAACTTATTTTTTCTTCCAAAGAACAAGCCTAATGCAAAAAGTAGCACGATGATACCCTCAACAACATAATTAAATATCCACCTATAATGCACGATAACAGGTCGCCCTTTAAGCGTATCACCCAAAAGGTTGTCTTGATGCAACTGTATTGATTCACCAAACAGGTTTTCAACAAAAGTCATTCCACGAGGCGTAGAAATATCTGTCCAGCTAATAAAAGTACCATTACCTATAGGTTTACCTTGATGAGAGACTTCTGGGTTCAAGCTTTGCTTGCGCAAGGTTTCAGCCTCTTGTTTCTTCAATATACGATCTACCCCAGACGCAATCTTAGCTTGATCTTTTTCACTTGTCGTGTCTTTATACATTTCATATACCTTGTGCTTATTTTTTGCTTTCTGTTTTTCAAGAGCAATTTGACGAGCCTTAAAATGTGGAAATTCAAAGATATGATATTCAACACGTACAAATCCCCATATCATAACAGAAGGAAATATAACACCAAGAATTATATTTTTTGGATGCCAAAAGCGTTTACCATTAACAAACCATGTTGCCAAAAATGTTTTCACACCATTATTTAATGACACACCAGCTGTAAAGAAAAACAAAATCAAGCTTTGCAATCTTGTCATTGACAATTGCTTTTTCATTTTCAAACCACTAATATACAATGTTACTATGAGCATAAACATAGATA
Protein-coding sequences here:
- a CDS encoding DUF6080 domain-containing protein, producing the protein MINIFKIKKEERGLALVILLYTLVLNALVIIKYYDKFSLLSDNYRRLFLKIFNISGFDPLTYEAVSKWTTSYNIFRHPFLAFFMYIPYQINHGLMLLTGHNYVQFVIAAIYVFFACYSFIFLYRIFREVIELKKIDSLLFTMFTFSFAYVMLATMVPDHFLLSMFMLIVTLYISGLKMKKQLSMTRLQSLILFFFTAGVSLNNGVKTFLATWFVNGKRFWHPKNIILGVIFPSVMIWGFVRVEYHIFEFPHFKARQIALEKQKAKNKHKVYEMYKDTTSEKDQAKIASGVDRILKKQEAETLRKQSLNPEVSHQGKPIGNGTFISWTDISTPRGMTFVENLFGESIQLHQDNLLGDTLKGRPVIVHYRWIFNYVVEGIIVLLFALGLFFGRKNKFMWLAVSFMAFDMLLHLGLGFGINEIYIMSPHWAFVITIVIACLAKNLDGKKLVALRSMICCLAAYLLIYNTALIVEYLTIL